The window ttgtactCGAGAACTGGCTTGTACAACTTGACGAGGCCATTCACCTTTGCAAGATAACAACAATGTCCTGTAGTACCCTAATTTTGCCCATTGGGTGCAGAACTTTATCTGATACACAGATGTACTCTGTAGTCTTCTTGAATTTAATACACGATAGACATATTTTGTTAGCTCTTCTGGTATAGAGCCAACATGCTTAAATCCTGTTCCACTAAAACTAAAACGGGTAAGCATAATGCGTTTTAGGTGCAGGCAGATGGACCATCTGGCCTTCAAGCATAACAAGGAAATCATGCCACTGAATAATTTGTTGTGACCAGCGAAAATCATTTAAGAAAATGCATTCAGCTTCTTCCGCTCCCACCCAAGCAAATGAGGTGCAAGCCGGATTGCACAATGTTTTGTAGAGACATGTAGGAGGGTTCAGCAGAAAAGTCTTCCCTGAATTTGCTGGGCCACAAATCATTACATTTCGAAATTTGCTACAGCCGTTCTGAAGTAGATCCTTTATGGCTGTAGTAAAACTTTCTTTTCAAATACCATTTTGCTCGAGTACCTCCGTAGCACAAGTCAGCCACTGTCCATTACAGCCTGCTGCACATTCTCCTTGTGATGCTTCTTCCAGAAATTCAATACGAGATTTTTTAGCATGATCTAGTCTTTCTTACGCTGTATTCATTTGCCAGGGAGTTGTTAAGACCTCAGCTATAACACGGGGACCCTGGTTAACAGTAAACTCTGCAATGTCATATTTTCCTTTAGATTTCTCTCGATTGGCATAAGCCAGCAGTTCAGTTCTAGTTTTTATGCCCTTTCTAATGATTATTTCGGATAAATCAAATGAAGACATgcgctttttccgttttttgccTTTGAAAGCCCTGCTGTCCTCGGAGGCGATCTGGCAGGCTTCAGAAGCACTTTCTGTATCACTGTTTGAATCATTATTGCTCTCGCTAGAACTTTTCTTCCTAGAACTTGATGCAGTATCTGTTTTAGGCACTTTTAAATCTGATAAATCATGATGATTGTCACTTTCCAAGAATCTGCTATCTTCCTTAGTGGTGTATTTGCATGCGCTGTAATAATTGTAatgtaagtttgaaaaatgaactGAAATGCTGTACTCTGGTTGAAGATACTTCTTTGAAGATAGCCACCGTTTGCAGCGTTAAAGTTTAATAGCCATGTGGTAGTGGAAACCCGTCGTATGGTGAGCTTCCTTGCAACAAACCCAGTGCTCAACAATATTAGTgttgtaaaattgtaaatggtttgaacaaGTCAAggtgactctgaagatgacttccgctcaggttgtcgaaacgtcagtcaatgtcatctcaaacagtccttctcaggactacactcacccggacgatcgtactttacttaataataTTAGTGTTGCTGTGCTGTGAAAAGAGCGTACAATAGCTTGCATGAAAGATTCTCTTGTGGGAAACCTCTCTGAATCAGCCTGGCTGTAGGTGATAAAATTCACTTGCCGCACAGCTCTCGCATTCAGATTAGGCATTGAGGGGGGCACTGCACTAGTTTCTACTTTCTTATTGGTCATAATTTATGTATCAGTGCTGTCATATCCTTGAAGAAATTCCATTTCAAAGAAGCGTGCACTGTGTAGAGTTTACCTTTACCCGACACGTCCCTTACAAAATGTCCAACTAACACGAAAGTAATCGCAAAAATGTTCCTTCACGAAAACATACCTTTCTCTGACAATGTTTGCTAACAACTTATTTTTCGGAAAGTAGGTGTTCCCTTTTAATGGCACGCGATGATAATTTTAAATTAGCGGTGATGTTTGTTTCACATACAtaaacagctaatttcgtacataATACACaagctttagatgtcatgtgtgaaccgaaatatatttatttacacATGGGTTCGAACATGTTTCTAGCATACCATAAAAGGCGACACGACGGTGATCGCAGGGTTATATTTACCAAACGACATGTGTTTTCCACCTAACTTACAAAAAGCACAAAAATAGCCTCCAATTACATCACACCGGAAACTCCCGAAAttccagtttatcgctggccattttccattcacgaGATACTGGAgaatgaaacctttttttttttgaaatcccATACTAAATGTTAAACACCAACGCCTTCCCGCCCCAATATACAAAGTGATCGGATAGCAATAGAATGACAagcaactcagacaacaagttgcaaaaatggtGAGACACTCcagttaaaaaacaccttttctaacttTCCATTCCCCTCCAAATCTAGAATTTAATCATTTCCCACCTCCCGCCTCCCTCTCCCTCTTTCAATGTTGACCGTTCACGTTTTCCACATGATTTGGTattgctagcaacattgataagggggggggggggggggaagggggtcgCAGTGTGGGAGAGATGGGGGAAGCTactaacgccccaagaaggcaaagtgtctccactatttttgcaacttgttgtagtaCTAGAGCAGTTCACCTTGACTTAGGATGCCCAGTCGTTCATAAGAAGTTTGAAAAGATTGTTTGCTCGAAGAGGAGTGAATCAGTTGTTTATCTCGGATAATGCAAAGACCTTCAAGAGTCAAGAGGTCCAGAAACTGGTCAAAGATTTAGGAATTGATTGGAAGTTTAATTTGCCCTGGGCTCCATGGCAGAGAGGGTTCTTCAAACGAATGGTCCGATGTACAAAAGGCTGTTTGAAGAAAACCCTTGGTTCTGCCAGACTGACGTATGAAGAGTTACTTACAGTCCTCACGGAAGTCGAAGGTGTTTTGAAGTCAAGACTTCTCTCCTACGTCTATGGCGACGATATTGAAGAGCCCCAGATGCCATCTCATTTGATCATCGGGAGAAGGTTGCTGTCCAGAAATCCAAATACAGCACAGGCTGGAGGATCCTGCTCAAGCAGTGCTAAGTACCTCAAGTTGCTTCTGGACCATTTTTGGAATAGATGGCAGAAAGAATACCTCACTGAGCTCGGGCAGTTCCACCAGTATGCAGTAAACAACAGAGGAACGAGTCCGCAGAAAGAATCATCTGTCAAGGAAGGCAACGTTGTTATCGTGAAAGACGAAAAATGCCCCCGAAATACGTGGAAATTGGGTCGTGTAAAGAAACTAGTGAAAGGGAGGGACTGCAAAACACGTGGAGCAGTAGTGGAGACTGTTGCAGATAACCAGAATCGACTGATCGAGATTAGCCGAGCAGTTCAGCACCTTGTACCAGTAGAGTGTAAGGAGCAAGGCACTTGTCAGCAGAGCCAGCCGGGTGCAGGAGAAACGAGAACAAGAAGACAAGCTGCAATCATCAGTGACATTAGGAGACGGTGTTTGCAATAAATCGTTTCGCTTAGGTATTGAGTGTTAAATCGAGTTTCTTGGTTTAGGTGATTTAAATGGTATTCTTCAGTGAGCTAAAATTCGCACATGCAGAGGGGGAGGCCTTTTTTGGAGGGTGGGTAGATAGCTTTCAAAAAAGATTCCCTCaccaaagaaaggaaaaattaaggTAAATTAAGAAGGTCCGTTCCTGAGACTAGaacttttcacggtttctgaagCCAACTTGATTCGCGACAAACACAGAcaaaattacagtaaatgtatgggaaacGTGGGGAATCTAGTAATAAAATATTTCACGGAAAATGTGAATTCCAAAATATTTATGAATCAAAAACACATGATACCCATAAATTAATTTACTGATAAAAAAATTTAGGAACTTAACCTTGCTAGGAAAGTGGCAATTCATTTGTCTGCCTTAAACTTCACAGGAAAATTTACataatggaaccaaaaggttgagacagcagaaagcaaatcgttatctttaagaaaattatgtcattttttaatttccaagacatgtttcgatgttatgAACATCATCACTTACAgcatatttgaaaaaccgttaggactatataacaactaggcgaatcATGCATAataaattttaataattaataataataattacatttatatagcgcagacctctatatgaatatattcagtcgcgcttcacaatattttaaaataaaattatgtcaaaCCGTCACGTGAATTAAAAACTACAACCATATacctatttaaaagctaaattaaaaatgaGACATGAGTAGAAAAacctatttaaaagctaaattaaaaaaatgagttTTAACAGCAGTCTTAAAAGTGTCCAATGTCTTTATGTTGCGAATTGTTGAAGGTAATGCATTCCAAAGATAAGGTACAGCTGACTGGAATGCACGATCGCCAAGGGTTGGACGGGTCTTAATGCTAGGTAACTCAAGTAATAAAGAGTCGTTTGACCTAAGGGAGTATCTGGATTGCTTTTTgatgcaaattaaatcaatcaggTAATTAGGAGCTAGACCGTATAAACACTTAAATGTCAAAAGCAAAATCTTAAACTTTATGCGGTAACTAATCGGGAGCCAATGAAGGTTAAAAAGCAATGGTGTAACATGACAGAATCTTGGTGCTCCTATGACCAGCCGAGCTGCGGCATTCTGTATACGTTGGAGTTTCATGATATGTGAATTCGGGAGGCCATATAAtaggctattacaataatctacTCTACTggttacaaaagcatgaactaATGATTCGGTAGTTGGACGACTTAAATATTTCCTAATTCTACGTATGttataaagataataaaaagCAGATGAGCAAGTTTTGTTAATATGACTTAGCATACTCATTTTCGAGTCAAACCAGGTTCCTAAATTTTGAAAGAATATAGAGCCttaagcgtaagtgtcaggttgatgtgatgaacttgttggtttaaattggGCATAATTGTGTTTGCCACCCAACCAAGATTGCATTAGAGACCGTGGAAAGTCTattcacttcaaaatgtaagTTCAAATTCGTAACATTGGTATTTCGTTTCAATAAATAATCACCGCTCTAAGTCTTTGGTTCAATTCGCAGGTCACTGACTATCCCATTGCAATTTCAATCATCAAAAGACGTGGCATTATCTCAGTTATCTGAGCGGAATATTTTAAAGCAAGCACTGAGTCTGAAATTCACAAGCTTATTTTAGTGATTCGTCACAAGGAAGCATCTTTGTAATACTTGAATACGAGTTGAACCACAGTTATTAATAAGACTGCCGGGATAATGGAATACGGCTGCAGTTAGCATGTAAAAACATGCAGTATAAAACGCGGACTGTGGACCCGGTATAAAACGCagactgcggaccgggtataaaacatGGACTGACTGTGGACTAGGTATGAAGTAAGGCCTGAGTTTTCAACAATGGAGTCTACAACTAAACTAGGTTTGTATTGGCCCAGatacagattttaaaaaagggcTTTGGTATTCTTATTCCATGTCAAAACATTGTCacgtacacagaaatgctcagtTACAACATCGACTGGGCTAGAGAAAGTAaagccctgtttacaagcaggtagggtaaccctatgtagtagggttaccctagcaggagggtcaaagatagcccgggtttacaagcaaaatttcacaggtagggttaccctagagctagggtaaccctagctgccttgtaaacacgttgTTGAGAAAAAGAATAAATATGTAAGTGATTACCCTAGCACTAGAGTTACCCTACCTCCTTGTAAACAAGGCCTAAGAGTAGAAATTTTATCGGAAAATTGTAAATTTACTCCAcgaatttaaaaaggaaaaggaactttatttaattgtctagtcgttctagtgctggagcacttactggggacactgtaaactgaaatcaacgaTTAATGCAAAAGAATAAGCACTAGAGTGGAAAAATTGTTATGGGGAAGAACGGAAACAATTTTGACATAAACTTTAACTTTACGGATATTTCCATCTTTTATAATAATCTGAATGTTGTTGTCGTAGTTCGAGCCAGGATGGCCAGATGGATTCAACACACATGTAGAGTGttttggctcgtcacgcaatcgTTACTTCCAAAGTCTGCTTAAGAGGCTTTAGATAAAGTGTGTACGCGTAAATCAGGACACAGACTATAACAGTTGTTCTCTTGGTCGAGTGCTGTTTACAGACGCACCAGTGCGACAATGAGGTGAACAAAAAGTTGTATCAATCGcaacaaaatatttattttgcgAATAGATCAAGATCCTCGTCCAAACATCACAGTGGAATCGGTTCAGAAGACATGTTAATGATTGACAGGGCACATGATGTCATGTGCATGAATACGCATAAGtgaatatttctgaatttttCGTTGGAAAATAAGAATGCTTGTAGATGGGGTCAAGATAGTTTTCTTTTCGCTTTGTGTGATGTTCGATATGTATACCCACACTTCCAGTTAGTTTTGTGTGGTCTCAGATCAAAACAAAACTCTGTTGAAAACAGCATCTCCCACTGAAGTCTGtcaaatttctcgattttcaaACGTAAAGTTGGTGATTCGCgaaagatttcttaaattaCTTTCGTGTCTTATCTGTGATAAATACAACATACAAACGTTTTGCAATTTCAACTAAAACCTTCAGTGAGCTATTGATCGTCGTTTTGAGAAGCTAAAAAATATCCAGTTTAACGCTACGGTTGATAATTATGGCAGAAAACATATTTTCACCATTCTCATGTCGGACTTCATTTTAGGTCTTCAGCCTATTGCTATTTCTTTGCTCTGTGcctttttcacagtgttttgtaTTCAGTTCGCATTTTATACCTGGTCCGCAGTCCGGGTCcacagtccgtgttttatacTGACCGCAAGTAAAAAGAAACTAATACCTCGTGGCCATCCTCTCGTTCAACATCCATTGAGCCTGCTGCTGTGTGATCAGTGAATTTCCTTCCTGGAAACAGACGACGATGGAATTTGATTACAATTATCTGGTTTCCCATGTACATtaacattcaacaacaattcTGATTTAAGAATGTCCAACTCACTGGCGTATCCTCCATGGTGAAGGCTGCTACTACAAGGCTTTTGGCAAAGACGTGCATTTCAGctatttttaaccaatcatactTGAGCATTCCCACGCTACCAAACAAACAACCGCACAGTCGCTACGAGGCGAATGCATGATGGCTGATCCTCAGCTTTCATGAAGACAAAAATCCCATGAGTTGTTTGCTAGAAAATGACTCAATCTTCCCTTGGAAACAAACAAGGCATCTCCACAATAATTTTTGTCCTGATAGCCCCTAAACTTTGTTTGTTAGTaagacatatttattttttgtcaaatgtATACTagctaggtttttttttttcaaaactttaatGTTGAACATCCAACAAGTTTTTGGTACTGTAACAAACTGAAATTTTTATTAACCAGCTAGTAGTAACTTTTGTCATTCTTAATTTTCCATAGGTCCAGTTGCAGCTCCTCTGTTCACCTGTTCTGAAATACATTGATTTTGCTATTTGGACAGAAAAAGCTCTCTTTATTGAGAGAATTTTCTCAGACAAGGTCTTTTGTGATCAGAATGTCTCTAAAGCTAAAGAGCTTCATCAGCataaagataataataaaatttaaaaaacacaatagcaaacaaaataaaattatctaaagattcaataaaggtttttattacacataacatgagaattttattccataaagctcatttgtacaaatctatacgctttattttcacatgtgaaaaaggcctttacagccaatcagaatggcatACCGCTATTTCtcatgtgaaagtataaccaatcaacgatagcataaaggcgtttccatgccaatcactcgtgcaaatcgtgcaaatcgtactttgttattgaattaaattaaatttgcatttggttctattgttagtgagtttttgtttctaattcgcgttcagaaaactattttaatgaaaattgtcatgttatgtgtaataaacagtttacaacatagaaagtgctttgtacagggttttattcactcgttgtttgtgtcaaaaacccgaacgagcgaggaacgagtgagtgagggtttttgacacaaacaacttgtgcataaaaccccgtacgccgcactttctatgacgtaaactatatatatgcAACCATCTCATTGATTAGTATCTAAAAACAGCAATATATCGTCACATACGTGTAAACATAAATTTCAGTGAATTGAGTTTAATAGTATTTGGTGTTTCCAAAGACTCATTTTGTAATCAGAATTTGGTTCAAAAACTAATGCCAGCTGTCAAAAGCTCAGTTTTCAAATCACACCTTTCCTTGCCAGATAGTTTGCTGCATTTCTCCGATCCAAAATGCAAGGAAAACTACAACAGTGATCAGAAGCTGTAAAGGCATAACTTTTCATGAAGCCACAGAAATTCTAATCTTCAACTGTTTGGCAAAGTGGAGAAAATATGAATAGAGAATGTCATCAGACAACCATAGAACCTAGCATATGAAATGCTGAGAAACTTCTTGGTAGAGTGGTCTACAGCAGTGCTTCAAGAAACAAATACCAATGAAATGTCAAACTAGGAGTTCAATAGCCGAACACACTCCTAATTtgaattaccgtatttactcgaataagcgccccggcgcttatttaatttttcacgccatgagggcggcgcttatttaaacactgtaccagacaaatttactttttccaTATTTTTATTCGACGGTACattttctatctgttaattttcctatggactgatactaaactgatggtaaatctagaattacgagagaaattcatgCGGTGAAAAAAAACTCGgagagtttcatgataacgagaACGAAAATATTAGTGGTGAGAGCGAACTCCTTTGTCGTTTTGGaacaatttatagtgtttttcctggttttACGAAATAAGTGGCGCATcggcggtgcggcgcttattcgagggcggtactcattaatttttttgtcccagatgtggTGCTTAATAGAGGgtggcgcttattcgagtaaatatgGTAAGCGCTCATTTATCCAATTTTAGCAACACTATCGTTTCTCTGTGGTGAAAGTTCACAAAATGTTCTCCCAAACGTAAGGCATTTAGGATTATTATTGATACCCAATTACAGCATTTATAATCAGGACATGCTCATGACTTTTAGAGGTAACTGATAGTGCAGTGTAGAGTAGTACCTTACCAAATTTTCTCTTGAGGAGGGGGCTGCAGAGCAGGGAGATCCTTTGAcaaataaattgtaaataataaGGAATACAAAATCGTACAACCTGGACACATAAGCACAcacattttttagtttttttgtgtAAGGTCAAGCTACAATCATGTATTTTactaaagatttcttaatttgtTGAACTTACATGTAACTAAATATTTGTGTTCAAAAGGACGTCTTGAAGAGAAAGGCCATGATGTATATATTGGTGTACACATTTAATTGCTATAAGCACAATTTTACCAATTTATCAATGACAATACTTTAAAATGCTCCAAAGCAACTTCAATAGCGAtgtttcttgtttacaaacattgacgtcatatttcttttgatattcaaatttgccagccACTGAACAATAGCATggattgtttcaacagccaataaACCTCTGGTTGGCACAATAATAACAACTGGTGACGTAACGAGAAACATCGCTGTATTTAACTGGTTTTATGactgtcttgatcttcagtagAAAGCTTTCATGGATCATTCAGTACAAAATTCTTCATGATTTAAGCTAATTTATATACTGTTATAGAAAGTTTAAAAGCTCACCTGTGGCTCAAATGTGGCTGTTCGAGATCCAAAGACAGAGATCTCTGTAAAGGCCTTAAATAAGCCAGAGCCTGTCCAATACCAGGTGATGCCTTGAGAAAAGGTACAGAATAACCCGATGCTGGTGGGTTTATCACAACGAGGTCCTTATTGGATGGACCACTTCGTAAAATTTCAAAGCCACCTACCTCCTTAAGCTTGGGATAAACCGATTTCAGCTTTTCTACAAACGCTAAGGCTTGGTCTTTACGGTGGAAGACAACACTCTTCAGTCCAAGTCCAGCTTCTTGAAGTTGGGATTTCTCAGTCCTCGAAGGCAGTTTGTTCTGAAGATGATCAGCTAAACAAAAGAATTCATGGGTCCATGTTTCCTTCACAACAAGAGGAACACGGGGCT of the Montipora capricornis isolate CH-2021 chromosome 7, ASM3666992v2, whole genome shotgun sequence genome contains:
- the LOC138055459 gene encoding uncharacterized protein — its product is MVRCTKGCLKKTLGSARLTYEELLTVLTEVEGVLKSRLLSYVYGDDIEEPQMPSHLIIGRRLLSRNPNTAQAGGSCSSSAKYLKLLLDHFWNRWQKEYLTELGQFHQYAVNNRGTSPQKESSVKEGNVVIVKDEKCPRNTWKLGRVKKLVKGRDCKTRGAVVETVADNQNRLIEISRAVQHLVPVECKEQGTCQQSQPGAGETRTRRQAAIISDIRRRCLQ